In one Gossypium hirsutum isolate 1008001.06 chromosome D09, Gossypium_hirsutum_v2.1, whole genome shotgun sequence genomic region, the following are encoded:
- the LOC107891483 gene encoding probable serine/threonine-protein kinase PBL18 gives MGICWPKPAKCAHASSSNFSGSAKTHSNTKQESTSSTQKSPMETSNKPFVASKPHTPVSSNLKADTSVSSSLKSFSFSDLKNATKNFRSETLLGEGGFGCVFKGWIDENTFAPTKPGTGIVVAIKKLKLESFQGHKEWLAEVNYLGQLRHENLVKLIGYCVEFENRLLVYEFMPKGSLENHLFKKGVQPISWATRMHIARQVAQGLTFLHSLDANVIFRDLKASNILLDSDYNAKLSDFGLARDGPTGDNTHVSTRVVGTQGYAAPEYVATGHLTPKSDVYSFGVVLLELLSGRRAMDDENFGFSEETLVEWAKPFLSDNRKVLRIMDTRLGGQYSKKGAQAAAALALQCLHKDPKNRPCMIDVLASLDRLHVTKDSSARTPQQLQTKLDHHGIKHVNSPHKARIPTTNSL, from the exons ATGGGTATTTGCTGGCCTAAACCAGCAAAGTGTGCTCATGCTTCTTCCTCGAATTTCTCAG GTAGTGCAAAGACTCATAGTAACACAAAGCAGGAATCAACTTCTTCAACCCAGAAATCGCCTATGGAAACTTCGAACAAACCATTTGTAGCATCTAAACCTCACACACCTGTTTCCAGCAACCTCAAAGCTGATACATCTGTTTCCAGCAGTCTGAAGTCTTTCAGTTTTAGTGATCTTAAAAATGCCACCAAAAACTTCCGGTCCGAAACACTTCTCGGAGAGGGAGGGTTTGGATGTGTTTTTAAAGGTTGGATTGATGAGAACACGTTTGCGCCTACCAAGCCGGGAACCGGAATTGTTGTAGCTATCAAGAAACTCAAGTTAGAAAGCTTCCAAGGGCACAAGGAATGGCTT GCGGAAGTTAACTATTTGGGTCAGCTTCGCCATGAAAATCTTGTGAAACTCATTGGTTATTGCGTGGAGTTTGAGAATAGACTTTTGGTTTATGAGTTTATGCCAAAGGGAAGTTTGGagaatcatttatttaaaa AGGGTGTTCAACCAATTTCTTGGGCTACACGGATGCATATTGCCAGACAGGTTGCACAGGGATTGACCTTTTTACATAGTCTAGATGCTAATGTAATCTTCCGTGATTTAAAGGCTTCCAACATTCTTCTAGATTCG GATTACAATGCAAAGCTTTCAGATTTTGGGTTGGCAAGAGATGGTCCAACTGGTGATAACACCCATGTTTCGACCAGAGTTGTTGGAACTCAAGGTTATGCAGCCCCAGAATATGTTGCCACAG GTCATTTGACCCCAAAGAGTGATGTGTATAGCTTCGGTGTTGTACTATTAGAGCTACTTTCAGGACGGCGAGCAATGGACGATGAGAATTTTGGGTTTTCGGAAGAAACACTAGTAGAATGGGCAAAACCATTCCTAAGTGACAACAGGAAAGTACTACGGATAATGGACACGAGGTTAGGAGGCCAGTACTCAAAGAAAGGAGCACAAGCTGCGGCTGCACTCGCATTGCAGTGCTTGCATAAGGATCCGAAGAACAGACCGTGCATGATTGATGTTCTAGCATCATTAGATCGACTCCATGTAACAAAGGACTCATCGGCAAGGACACCCCAACAGCTACAAACAAAGCTTGATCACCATGGGATTAAGCATGTGAATAGCCCTCACAAGGCAAGAATTCCAACTACAAATTCACTTTGA
- the LOC107891486 gene encoding uncharacterized protein, with amino-acid sequence MDRRYSFFLVALALVFISMEASNVQGSNSKKAPYDAASTHYTVLAPTSTGQERVYCLARGACNGKVLTCPSQCAQRKPKKNKKVKGCFFDCSSKCEVTCKWRKPNCNGYGSLCYDPRFVGGDGVMFYFHGAKDGNFAIVSDENLQINAHFIGTRPQGRTRDYTWVQALAVMFDTHTLVLAAKRVSQWDNSFDALIVRWDGAVVNIPTDGEAEWRTNSEEREVIVERTEETNGVKVTVAGLVELNVKVRAIGEHENKVHNYQLPADDAFAHLETQFKFTGLTNLVEGVLGQTYRPDYVSPVKRGVAMPLMGGEDKYQTPSLYSPLCNHCRFKGKAGLSSI; translated from the exons ATGGATAGAAGATACTCTTTCTTTTTGGTGGCCCTTGCCCTAGTTTTCATTTCCATGGAAGCTAGCAATGTGCAAGGTAGCAACAGCAAGAAGGCACCCTATGATGCTGCTTCAACTCATTATACTGTTTTGGCACCCACCAGTACTGGACAGGAAAGAGTTTACTGCCTAGCAAGAGGAGCTTGTAATGGAAAGGTACTCACATGTCCGAGTCAATGCGCTCAAAGGAAGCCCAAAAAGAATAAGAAGGTCAAAGGATGCTTCTTTGACTGCAGTAGCAAATGTGAAGTCACCTGCaaat GGAGAAAGCCAAACTGTAACGGATATGGGTCTCTATGCTATGATCCAAGGTTTGTTGGTGGTGATGGAGTTATGTTTTACTTCCATGGAGCCAAGGATGGAAATTTCGCCATTGTATCAGATGAGAACCTCCAAATCAATGCACACTTCATCGGGACACGACCCCAAGGACGTACACGAGACTACACATGGGTGCAAGCCTTGGCGGTCATGTTCGATACTCACACTCTCGTCCTCGCGGCAAAGAGAGTTTCTCAATGGGACAACAGCTTCGACGCTCTCATTGTAAGGTGGGACGGCGCTGTCGTAAACATCCCGACAGACGGAGAAGCCGAGTGGAGGACTAATTCGGAAGAAAGGGAAGTGATAGTTGAAAGAACTGAGGAAACCAACGGTGTTAAGGTCACAGTTGCAGGGCTGGTGGAGTTGAATGTAAAAGTTAGAGCCATCGGGGAACATGAAAACAAGGTTCACAATTACCAGTTGCCTGCTGATGACGCCTTTGCACATTTGGAGACACAGTTCAAGTTCACCGGACTAACCAATCTAGTGGAAGGGGTGTTGGGACAGACTTACCGGCCGGACTACGTTAGCCCCGTGAAACGAGGTGTGGCGATGCCGCTGATGGGTGGGGAAGACAAATACCAAACGCCATCCTTATATTCGCCTCTCTGCAATCATTGCAGGTTTAAAGGAAAAGCCGGTTTAAGTTCCATCTAA
- the LOC107891487 gene encoding fasciclin-like arabinogalactan protein 12 precursor, with the protein MRQQYVFTTLTLLILFSLSCSTTLAQSPALAPAPSGPTNVTKILEKAGQFTLFIRLLKSTQVANQLLGQLNNSNNGMTVFAPTDNAFSSLKSGTLNSLTDEQKVQLVQFHIVPTYLTSSQFQTISNPLRTQAGDSGDGKFPLNVTTSGNSVNITTGLTNTSVSGTIYTDGQLAVYQIDQVLQPLQIFAPRPPAPAPAPAKSKNKKATTVADSPDVTPADNSKAATLQNVGLFGVAALVIALSL; encoded by the coding sequence ATGAGGCAACAATATGTCTTCACTACTCTCACGTTGCTCATCCTGTTTTCCCTCAGTTGTTCAACAACATTAGCCCAATCTCCGGCACTGGCCCCGGCACCTTCTGGTCCAACAAACGTCACCAAGATCCTCGAAAAAGCCGGTCAATTCACCCTCTTCATTCGTCTTCTAAAGTCCACTCAAGTGGCCAACCAGCTGCTCGGTCAGCTCAACAATTCCAACAATGGTATGACCGTTTTTGCACCAACGGACAATGCTTTCTCCAGCCTTAAATCGGGCACATTGAATTCACTCACCGATGAACAAAAAGTGCAGCTGGTGCAATTCCACATCGTCCCAACATACCTCACCTCGTCTCAGTTCCAAACCATTAGCAACCCTTTGAGAACCCAAGCTGGTGATAGTGGCGATGGCAAGTTCCCTCTCAATGTCACCACTTCGGGGAACTCTGTGAATATAACAACAGGGTTGACAAACACCAGTGTTTCCGGCACTATTTACACTGATGGTCAGCTTGCTGTTTATCAAATCGATCAAGTTCTTCAACCATTGCAAATATTTGCACCTAGGCCTCCAGCTCCCGCACCGGCACCGGCAAAGTCGAAGAATAAGAAGGCTACCACTGTTGCTGATAGCCCCGATGTTACCCCAGCTGATAACTCCAAAGCGGCCACCTTGCAAAATGTTGGTTTGTTTGGAGTTGCTGCTCTAGTTATTGCACTTTCTTTGTGA
- the LOC107891484 gene encoding uncharacterized protein — protein MKSYSILVVLVIVLLSTEAAIVHGQGKGNNGNGNNNGNGYGNSNSNGKGKGNSNGKGKGDSDDGKGKNKGNGDKKKNKKDDDEVNYDMSSSGTGQERAYCKGKSACYQKTLVCPSECPQRKPTKNKKQKACHINCGSKCEATCKWRKPKCDGYGSLCYDPRFVGGDGVMFYFHGAKGGNFAIVSDGQLQINAHFIGTRPQGRTRDFTWVQALAVMFDTHTLVIAANRVSHWDDNVDALSVRWDDETVTIPYDGEGEWRKGNGDERQVLVERTDDKNSLHVKISGLVEIDIRVRPIGKEENKVHNYQLPDDDAFAHLETQFKFTNLSDEVEGVLGKTYQPDYVSPVKRGVAMPMMGGEDKYQTPSLFSPFCKACRFQRPSGSVATI, from the exons ATGAAGTCGTATAGTATTCTGGTGGTTCTCGTTATCGTACTGCTATCCACTGAAGCCGCCATCGTGCATGGTCAAGGTAAGGGTAACAATGGGAATGGCAACAACAATGGTAATGGATATGGCAACAGCAACAGCAATGGTAAGGGCAAGGGCAACAGCAATGGTAAGGGCAAGGGCGACAGCGACGATGGCAAAGGCAAAAACAAGGGCAATGGAGataagaagaagaataagaaagACGATGATGAAGTGAATTATGACATGTCATCATCAGGGACCGGGCAAGAACGAGCCTACTGCAAAGGGAAAAGTGCTTGTTACCAGAAGACCCTTGTTTGTCCATCTGAATGCCCTCAGAGGAAGCCTACGAAGAACAAAAAGCAGAAGGCTTGCCATATTAACTGCGGCAGCAAGTGCGAAGCCACTTGCAAGT GGAGGAAACCAAAATGTGATGGCTATGGCTCTCTTTGCTATGACCCTCGTTTTGTTGGTGGTGATGGAGTTATGTTCTACTTCCATGGAGCCAAGGGTGGGAACTTCGCCATTGTCTCAGATGGTCAGCTTCAAATCAATGCTCATTTCATCGGCACTAGACCACAAGGAAGGACTCGTGATTTCACATGGGTGCAAGCCTTGGCTGTCATGTTCGATACCCACACACTTGTCATTGCAGCAAATAGAGTTTCTCACTGGGATGACAATGTTGATGCTCTCAGTGTACGATGGGACGACGAGACGGTTACCATCCCTTACGACGGAGAAGGTGAATGGAGGAAGGGTAACGGCGATGAAAGACAAGTGTTGGTGGAAAGAACCGATGACAAAAACAGTCTTCATGTCAAAATATCTGGATTGGTGGAGATAGACATAAGGGTGAGACCCATTGGCAAAGAAGAAAACAAGGTTCATAACTATCAGTTACCAGATGATGATGCCTTTGCTCACTTGGAAACACAGTTCAAGTTCACCAACTTAAGTGATGAAGTTGAAGGAGTGTTGGGGAAAACATACCAGCCAGATTATGTTAGCCCAGTGAAGAGAGGGGTGGCTATGCCAATGATGGGTGGGGAAGACAAGTACCAAACCCCATCACTCTTTTCACCTTTCTGCAAGGCTTGCAGGTTTCAGAGGCCATCTGGATCAGTTGCCACCATCTGA